A single Deinococcus betulae DNA region contains:
- a CDS encoding HAMP domain-containing protein, giving the protein MKYTVVIREAVAQDKRATLEALLQERFGLNAEQAQRLGSRRSGRLMKPTGRPRAELLMSMFQQVGASVALEEVRDETDLVSEPFQGVTPAPSRPAPTPFAADDAPLAPLQTQATASQDMADLRASAIWPAVPFGADDASAANPFAALNDPFAAPGASAGGMDSSLASALGNLDTTPGGWGSSGGAGTAVLDPVVAPAPLPAAPEAGADVWSDFTGALTIHDSTPTKTATAAEVPQQPLDTMVVTPLTDEAPKASARRTSLGQRMALGALVPLGVSSLLTLTVLSLTLPRLQQNQIQSNAQAVAVAVSGNIDPNRGYGNIAPQIESLVNSSSVGFVQVELRDGSRFFSSQTPDINDILNAEVSNWLTDNPTKNNYVGSISPASVYQARADELKELGGTANDVEKLQAQANDPKNQQKTAINYIVQQITVSEQNGRRVVETGRNVEGNDNLLYTVAVGVSNAQQQAQLRNTIFLVLFVSLLALGLAAYLALRAARRVVEPIEQLVKIADAISMGDLSRPVQAERNDEIGDLAQALERMRLSLDSAMERLRRRRRG; this is encoded by the coding sequence ATGAAGTACACCGTTGTCATCCGAGAAGCTGTCGCGCAGGACAAACGGGCCACGCTTGAGGCCCTGTTGCAGGAGCGGTTTGGGCTGAACGCCGAGCAGGCGCAGCGCCTGGGCAGCCGCCGTTCAGGCCGGCTGATGAAGCCCACAGGGCGCCCGCGCGCCGAACTGCTGATGTCCATGTTTCAGCAGGTGGGTGCCAGCGTGGCCCTGGAAGAGGTGCGCGACGAAACCGACCTGGTCAGCGAGCCGTTTCAGGGCGTCACTCCCGCCCCCAGCCGCCCGGCGCCTACCCCCTTTGCCGCCGACGACGCGCCGCTGGCCCCTCTGCAGACGCAGGCCACCGCCTCGCAGGACATGGCCGACCTGCGCGCCTCGGCCATCTGGCCCGCCGTGCCCTTTGGCGCTGACGACGCCAGCGCCGCCAATCCCTTCGCGGCCCTGAACGATCCGTTTGCGGCACCTGGCGCCAGCGCGGGAGGCATGGACAGCAGTCTGGCCAGCGCCCTGGGGAATCTGGACACCACACCGGGCGGCTGGGGCAGCAGCGGCGGCGCGGGAACAGCAGTGCTTGACCCGGTGGTGGCGCCCGCACCCCTCCCGGCGGCGCCTGAGGCCGGGGCCGACGTGTGGTCGGACTTTACTGGCGCCCTGACCATCCACGACTCGACCCCCACCAAAACGGCCACAGCCGCCGAGGTGCCGCAGCAGCCTCTGGACACCATGGTGGTCACGCCCCTGACCGACGAGGCGCCCAAGGCCAGCGCCCGGCGCACCAGCCTGGGGCAGCGGATGGCCCTGGGCGCACTGGTGCCGCTGGGCGTGTCCAGCCTGCTGACCCTGACCGTGCTGTCCCTGACCCTGCCACGCCTGCAACAAAATCAGATTCAGAGCAACGCGCAGGCCGTGGCCGTGGCCGTCAGCGGCAACATTGACCCCAACCGTGGGTACGGCAACATCGCACCGCAAATCGAGTCGCTGGTCAATAGCTCCAGCGTGGGCTTTGTACAGGTGGAACTGCGCGACGGCTCGCGCTTCTTCTCCAGCCAGACGCCCGACATCAACGACATTCTGAACGCCGAAGTCAGCAACTGGCTGACCGACAACCCCACCAAGAACAACTACGTGGGCAGCATCTCGCCGGCCAGCGTCTACCAGGCCCGCGCCGACGAACTGAAGGAACTGGGCGGCACGGCCAACGACGTGGAGAAGTTGCAGGCGCAGGCCAATGACCCCAAGAACCAGCAGAAGACGGCCATCAACTACATCGTGCAGCAAATCACCGTCTCGGAGCAGAACGGGCGCCGCGTGGTGGAGACCGGGCGCAACGTCGAAGGCAACGACAACCTGCTCTATACCGTGGCCGTGGGCGTGTCCAATGCCCAGCAGCAGGCGCAGCTGCGCAACACCATTTTCCTGGTGCTGTTCGTGTCGCTGCTGGCGCTGGGTCTGGCCGCCTACCTGGCGCTGCGCGCCGCCCGCCGCGTGGTGGAGCCCATCGAGCAACTGGTGAAAATCGCCGACGCCATCAGCATGGGTGACCTGTCGCGCCCCGTGCAGGCCGAGCGCAACGACGAGATCGGTGACCTGGCCCAGGCCCTGGAGCGCATGCGCCTGAGCCTGGACTCGGCGATGGAGCGTCTGCGCCGCCGCCGCCGAGGCTAA
- a CDS encoding YqjF family protein — MTPWLLRMRWLDLCFLHWAVPAETIQASLPAGVEVDTWQGQAYLGVVPFRMEDVAPRGCPAVPGLSAFPELNLRTYVKVNGERGVWFYSLDVTQPLAAALARRLFHLPYREARMWVSREGDVTRYASVRTDERTGAGAFAGAYRPVGQPLRPAADSLEHWLTDHLRLFSADRAGHLYRGRIHHHPWPLRRAEAEVRVNTLAQPLGLTLDGPPHALHAERLEVRAWWRDRLT; from the coding sequence ATGACGCCCTGGCTTCTGAGGATGCGCTGGCTAGACCTCTGTTTTCTGCACTGGGCGGTGCCGGCTGAGACCATTCAGGCCAGCCTGCCGGCCGGGGTGGAGGTCGACACCTGGCAGGGTCAGGCCTACCTGGGCGTGGTGCCGTTCCGAATGGAAGACGTGGCCCCGCGTGGCTGCCCAGCGGTGCCGGGCCTGAGCGCCTTTCCTGAGCTAAACCTGCGCACCTACGTAAAGGTGAACGGCGAACGCGGCGTCTGGTTTTACAGCCTGGACGTGACGCAGCCGCTGGCCGCCGCCCTGGCGCGCCGCCTGTTTCATCTGCCCTACCGCGAGGCGCGCATGTGGGTCAGCCGGGAAGGCGACGTGACCCGCTATGCCAGCGTCCGTACCGATGAGCGAACGGGCGCCGGGGCTTTTGCCGGGGCCTACCGCCCGGTGGGCCAACCCCTGAGGCCCGCCGCAGACAGTCTGGAGCATTGGCTGACCGATCACCTGCGGCTGTTCAGCGCCGACCGTGCAGGTCACCTCTACCGGGGCCGCATTCACCATCACCCCTGGCCCCTGCGCCGCGCCGAGGCTGAGGTGCGCGTCAACACACTGGCGCAGCCGCTGGGCCTGACCCTGGACGGCCCACCCCACGCCCTGCACGCCGAGCGCCTTGAGGTGCGGGCATGGTGGAGAGACCGGCTGACGTAA
- a CDS encoding monothiol bacilliredoxin BrxC family protein, translating to MTQTPQTAQAEAQVLVPLTTPEEVEQFLTEYPLAAVFKAGTCHKTMQGFGVLETFLQRFDLPVGYIRVVDWRPASNHVAQRTGLIHHSPQFILFKDGEAQYEVNNWDITPEALTPVFQAQVPARQGTASVATDDNVEPYRRLMRAYLDGTLSEWAFQDQYVNLFRDDASLRSQREFELLSRLFGDPDAYHGGLHQLGAPQERGDLRDRVQALLDEL from the coding sequence ATGACCCAGACCCCGCAGACCGCCCAGGCCGAGGCCCAGGTGCTTGTTCCTCTGACCACCCCAGAAGAAGTCGAGCAGTTCCTGACCGAGTACCCACTGGCCGCCGTCTTCAAGGCCGGCACCTGCCACAAAACCATGCAGGGCTTTGGGGTGCTGGAAACCTTCCTCCAGCGTTTTGACCTGCCCGTGGGCTACATCCGGGTGGTGGACTGGCGCCCGGCCAGCAATCACGTCGCGCAGCGCACCGGCCTGATTCACCACAGCCCGCAGTTCATTCTGTTCAAAGACGGTGAGGCGCAGTACGAGGTCAACAACTGGGACATCACGCCAGAGGCCCTGACCCCGGTGTTTCAGGCCCAGGTGCCCGCCCGCCAGGGCACGGCCAGCGTCGCCACCGACGACAACGTGGAGCCCTACCGCCGCCTGATGCGCGCCTACCTGGACGGCACCCTGAGCGAGTGGGCCTTTCAGGACCAGTACGTCAACCTGTTCCGTGATGACGCCAGTCTGCGCAGCCAGCGCGAATTCGAGCTGCTGTCGCGCCTGTTCGGTGACCCCGACGCCTACCACGGCGGCCTGCACCAGCTGGGCGCACCGCAGGAACGCGGTGACCTGCGCGACCGGGTTCAGGCGCTGCTGGACGAGCTGTAA
- a CDS encoding PA2169 family four-helix-bundle protein, whose protein sequence is MNNETVLDKLQYLLGTLRDGEKGFKDAAEHATDAGLRSLFMERSVQRAQMAGDVESHISRLGDKPRESGSVGAALHRTWLNVRDALTGRDDYQVVAECERGEDVAVENYQDVLKEAELPADIRSFVEGQYAQVKASHDQIRDMKHSMQAS, encoded by the coding sequence ATGAACAACGAGACTGTGCTGGACAAATTGCAGTACCTGCTGGGCACCCTGCGTGACGGCGAGAAGGGCTTTAAGGACGCGGCCGAACACGCCACCGACGCTGGCCTACGCAGCCTCTTTATGGAGCGCAGCGTGCAGCGGGCCCAGATGGCCGGCGACGTGGAGTCACACATCAGCCGCCTGGGCGACAAGCCCCGCGAGAGTGGCAGCGTGGGCGCGGCCCTGCACCGCACCTGGCTGAACGTGCGTGACGCCCTGACCGGCCGCGACGACTATCAGGTGGTGGCCGAGTGCGAGCGTGGCGAGGACGTGGCCGTCGAGAACTATCAGGATGTCCTGAAAGAAGCCGAGCTGCCCGCCGATATCCGCTCCTTCGTGGAAGGGCAGTACGCGCAGGTCAAGGCCAGTCACGACCAGATTCGTGACATGAAGCACAGCATGCAGGCCAGCTGA